In a genomic window of Arachis duranensis cultivar V14167 unplaced genomic scaffold, aradu.V14167.gnm2.J7QH unplaced_Scaffold_67118, whole genome shotgun sequence:
- the LOC127744616 gene encoding NADH-ubiquinone oxidoreductase chain 1 — MAFVQRRKGPDVVGSFGLLQPLADGLKLILKEPISPSSANFSLFRMAPVATFMLSLVARAVVPFDYGMVLSDSNIGLLYLFAISSLGVYGIITAGWSSN, encoded by the coding sequence ATGGCTTTTGTGCAACGTCGAAAGGGTCCTGATGTAGTGGGATCGTTCGGATTGTTACAACCTCTAGCAGATGGTTTGAAATTGATTCTAAAAGAACCTATTTCACCAAGTAGTGCTAATTTCTCCCTTTTTAGAATGGCTCCAGTGGCTACATTTATGTTAAGTCTGGTCGCTCGGGCCGTTGTACCTTTTGATTATGGTATGGTATTGTCAGATTCGAACATAGGGCTACTTTATTTGTTTGCCATATCTTCGTTAGGTGTTTATGGAATTATTACAGCAGGTTGGTCTAGTAATTAG